In a genomic window of Gemmatimonas sp.:
- the hisF gene encoding imidazole glycerol phosphate synthase subunit HisF: MLTRRVIVCLDVKGGRVVKGVNFVGLRDVGDPVALSGRYELEGADEITFLDISASAEERATLLDVARRTAERLFIPLTIGGGVRTADDVARALRAGADKVSLNSAAVSNPEVLTAAAERFGAQCVVASIDAKKNADGVYKVWVKGGREETPLEAVAWAQECVARGAGEILLTSIDRDGARTGYDLEITRAVADAVHVPVIASGGAGTAAHLVDAVQLAGADAVLVAGILHDGLTTVHALKAVMRDAGLVVRDAMVTP, encoded by the coding sequence ATGCTCACCCGTCGTGTGATCGTCTGCCTGGACGTGAAGGGCGGACGTGTGGTGAAGGGGGTGAACTTCGTGGGGCTGCGTGACGTGGGCGATCCGGTGGCGCTGTCGGGGCGGTACGAGCTCGAAGGCGCCGACGAGATCACCTTCCTCGACATCTCGGCCAGTGCCGAGGAGCGCGCGACCCTGCTGGATGTGGCGCGTCGTACCGCGGAGCGTCTGTTCATTCCACTCACCATTGGTGGTGGGGTGCGTACCGCGGACGATGTGGCGCGCGCCCTGCGCGCCGGCGCCGACAAGGTGTCGCTCAATTCGGCAGCGGTTTCGAACCCCGAGGTGCTGACGGCTGCCGCCGAGCGGTTCGGCGCGCAGTGCGTGGTGGCGAGCATTGACGCGAAGAAGAACGCCGACGGGGTCTACAAGGTGTGGGTGAAGGGCGGACGCGAGGAAACGCCGCTCGAGGCCGTGGCATGGGCGCAGGAATGTGTCGCGCGTGGCGCAGGAGAGATCCTCCTCACGAGCATCGACCGTGATGGGGCCCGCACGGGGTACGATCTCGAAATTACCCGCGCCGTGGCCGACGCGGTGCATGTGCCCGTCATTGCCTCGGGCGGTGCCGGCACGGCGGCGCACCTGGTGGATGCCGTGCAGCTGGCAGGCGCCGACGCCGTGCTCGTGGCGGGCATCCTGCACGACGGCCTCACCACCGTGCACGCGCTCAAGGCGGTCATGCGCGACGCCGGACTGGTGGTGCGTGACGCCATGGTGACGCCATGA
- a CDS encoding inositol monophosphatase family protein: MSERSQSLLQAATEVAEYAARVAMRWYGAGVAVETKADGSPVTIADREAEREARAWIEARFPHDGLLGEEFDDVRPHATRRWIFDPIDGTKAFVRGVPLWGTLVACCEGETVLAGAACYPAVGETVSAAPGEGCWWNGARASVSTTGTLRTATALITDSRFLERPHRRDPWNALAAEVAVCRTWGDCYGYLLVATGRAEIMVDDIMNPWDSAALHPIITEAGGRFSDWRGQDTAFGGDVIATNAALANATRRFLLETPNH, encoded by the coding sequence ATGAGCGAGCGCTCGCAGTCCCTGCTGCAGGCGGCCACCGAAGTGGCCGAGTATGCCGCGCGCGTGGCCATGCGCTGGTATGGCGCCGGGGTGGCGGTGGAGACCAAGGCGGACGGCTCGCCGGTCACCATTGCCGATCGTGAGGCCGAGCGCGAGGCACGCGCATGGATCGAGGCCCGCTTTCCGCACGATGGCCTGTTGGGCGAGGAATTCGACGACGTCCGCCCGCACGCCACGCGGCGGTGGATCTTCGATCCGATCGACGGCACCAAGGCCTTCGTGCGCGGCGTGCCCCTGTGGGGGACACTGGTGGCCTGCTGCGAAGGGGAGACCGTGCTGGCGGGTGCGGCCTGCTATCCGGCCGTTGGCGAAACGGTATCGGCTGCCCCTGGTGAAGGGTGCTGGTGGAACGGGGCACGGGCGAGCGTCTCCACCACCGGCACGTTGCGTACCGCCACGGCCCTGATCACCGACAGCCGCTTTCTCGAGCGGCCGCACCGCCGCGATCCCTGGAACGCGCTGGCGGCGGAGGTGGCCGTATGCCGTACGTGGGGCGATTGCTACGGCTACCTGCTCGTGGCCACCGGCCGCGCGGAGATCATGGTGGACGACATCATGAACCCGTGGGACTCGGCGGCGCTGCACCCCATCATCACCGAGGCGGGTGGCCGCTTCAGCGACTGGCGTGGGCAAGACACCGCGTTCGGTGGTGATGTCATTGCGACCAACGCGGCGCTGGCCAACGCGACGCGCCGTTTCCTGCTCGAAACCCCAAATCACTGA
- the hisIE gene encoding bifunctional phosphoribosyl-AMP cyclohydrolase/phosphoribosyl-ATP diphosphatase HisIE: MTTRTLLDLDALDFTKGQGLVTVVTQDAGTGVVLMVAHADREALEETLRTGEMHYRSRSRGLWHKGGTSGNVQQVVSLTADCDRDAVLARVVPAGPACHDGTTSCFRETALASDALSTLDVIIAQRAAAPAADGEQPSYTQKLLADRNLRLKKLGEEAVELATACVDLDRARAVEETADLVYHALVALRAVGGTLDDVRAVLASRAR; encoded by the coding sequence ATGACCACGCGCACGCTCCTCGATCTCGATGCCCTCGACTTCACCAAGGGCCAGGGGCTCGTCACGGTCGTGACGCAAGACGCCGGCACCGGTGTGGTGCTCATGGTGGCCCACGCCGACCGCGAGGCGCTCGAAGAGACGCTGCGTACCGGCGAGATGCACTACCGCTCGCGCAGTCGCGGGTTGTGGCACAAGGGCGGCACCAGCGGCAACGTGCAGCAGGTCGTGTCGCTCACGGCCGACTGCGACCGTGATGCGGTTCTGGCGCGTGTCGTACCGGCCGGGCCTGCCTGTCACGATGGAACCACCTCCTGCTTCCGCGAAACCGCACTCGCCAGCGATGCGCTGTCGACCCTCGACGTCATCATTGCCCAGCGCGCGGCCGCGCCGGCGGCGGACGGCGAGCAGCCCAGCTATACACAGAAACTGCTGGCCGACCGCAACCTGCGGCTCAAGAAGCTCGGGGAAGAAGCGGTGGAGCTGGCCACCGCGTGTGTCGATCTCGACCGCGCGCGCGCCGTCGAGGAGACGGCCGATCTCGTGTATCACGCTCTGGTGGCGCTGCGCGCCGTGGGCGGGACACTCGATGATGTGCGTGCCGTGCTCGCGTCGAGAGCGCGCTGA
- a CDS encoding imidazoleglycerol-phosphate dehydratase yields MTVVVRESKETQIRIALNEPSVTLPTIETTEPFLDHMLVALSKYAGVSFDIRAKGDLRHHLIEDVAIALGAAFAAHTPANCARYGERTVPMDDALVQVVIDMGGRPYYRGPLPSGIYDHFMRSFADNAKATLHVRVLRGTDKHHIVEAAFKALGFALREALVETGAVFSTKGSVKLEITGQA; encoded by the coding sequence ATGACCGTCGTGGTACGGGAATCGAAGGAAACGCAGATCCGCATTGCCCTCAACGAGCCGTCGGTGACGCTGCCGACGATCGAAACGACCGAGCCGTTCCTCGACCACATGCTGGTGGCGCTGTCGAAGTATGCGGGGGTGTCGTTCGACATCCGCGCCAAGGGCGACCTGCGGCATCATCTCATCGAGGATGTGGCGATTGCTCTCGGCGCCGCGTTCGCCGCGCACACCCCGGCCAACTGTGCGCGCTACGGCGAGCGCACCGTGCCCATGGACGACGCCCTGGTGCAGGTGGTGATCGACATGGGTGGTCGCCCGTACTACCGCGGCCCGCTCCCCAGCGGCATCTACGACCACTTCATGCGCTCCTTCGCCGACAACGCGAAGGCCACGCTGCACGTGCGCGTACTGCGCGGCACCGACAAGCACCACATCGTGGAAGCGGCGTTCAAGGCGCTGGGCTTCGCGCTGCGCGAGGCGCTCGTGGAGACCGGCGCGGTGTTCAGCACCAAGGGCTCCGTGAAGCTCGAGATCACCGGACAGGCTTGA